The following nucleotide sequence is from Pseudoalteromonas xiamenensis.
CGAAATGCTGGCTCTCGGCGAGAGTCCTGAACGTAAAGTAGGGTGGTTCCTTGTTTTTGAAACGAGTTTTAAAATATAGTCGACAACGACGGGGGATATTTTGACTTTTTCTATTACCTTTTGAATTTCGACTAATTCTTCAGCGCTTGAGATGGCTTCTGGTACCTGTCTTCTTTGACTTGGATTTAATATAAGTTGTTTTTCGGCATCGAGTGAAGGAAACCCTAGACTCAAACGCATGAAAAACCGATCTAATTGAGACTCTGGTAAATCATGTGTACCAAATTGCTCTCGCGGGTTTTGAGTCGCGATAACAAAAAAAGGGGTATCCAATGGATAACTCTTTTTATCAACAGTGACCTGATTTTCTTCCATGGCTTCAAGCAATGCACTTTGAGTTTTTGGACTAGCTCGATTTAATTCGTCAGCAAGTAATAGCTGCGTGAAAATAGGACCAGGATGAAAATCAAACGTATGGTTTGTTGAATTAAAAACCGAGCCACCAGTAATGTCCATCGGTAGCAAGTCGTTTGTGAATTGAATTCGTTGATATTGCAAATTAAACGTTTTCGCTAATGCGTGCGCTAAGGTCGTTTTTCCCATACCGGGCAAGTCTTCAATTAGTAAATGGCCTTTGCTAAGAAGACAGCACAACGCGATTTTAAGCTCGAAAGGTTTATCTAAAATAACGTCACTTAAAACATTAAGGATCGACTCAATTTTATGATTCATTAAATTAGTTCAAGGCGCTTCATAACGGTATCAACTTTTTTAGCGTTGAATGGTTTTGCAATAAATCCTTTAGCGCCAAGCTCCCAAGTGTTTTGAACATTTTCCAAGCTATTATGACCGGAGCACATTACCACATGGATGTTTGGAAAATTATCGTTGATGTATTCAAGTATTGAGGTGCCATCAGTATCTGGCAATTCAATGTCTAAGAAAATCAC
It contains:
- a CDS encoding response regulator, whose protein sequence is MEFLKPLEPILIIDDAPEIREFLGDILSNLGYEQIYESEDFNSAKPLIADKQPNVIFLDIELPDTDGTSILEYINDNFPNIHVVMCSGHNSLENVQNTWELGAKGFIAKPFNAKKVDTVMKRLELI
- a CDS encoding AAA family ATPase — its product is MNHKIESILNVLSDVILDKPFELKIALCCLLSKGHLLIEDLPGMGKTTLAHALAKTFNLQYQRIQFTNDLLPMDITGGSVFNSTNHTFDFHPGPIFTQLLLADELNRASPKTQSALLEAMEENQVTVDKKSYPLDTPFFVIATQNPREQFGTHDLPESQLDRFFMRLSLGFPSLDAEKQLILNPSQRRQVPEAISSAEELVEIQKVIEKVKISPVVVDYILKLVSKTRNHPTLRSGLSPRASISLANAAKSWAFMDSRDFVTPDDVRLIAPFVCAHRLGMSKSEFSTAVLEQVAIGV